The following proteins are co-located in the Chlorocebus sabaeus isolate Y175 chromosome 21, mChlSab1.0.hap1, whole genome shotgun sequence genome:
- the PRSS37 gene encoding probable inactive serine protease 37 isoform X2, with product MKFIFYLGVLTGTFLFADSSVQKEDPAPYLVYLRSHFNPCVGVLIKPSWVLAPAHCYLPNLKVMLGNFKSRVRDGTEQTINPIQIVRYWNYSDSAPQDDLMLIKLAKPAMLNPKVQPLPLATTNVRPGTVCLLSGLDWSQENSRHPDLRQNLEAPVMSDKECQKTEQGKSHRNSLCVKFVKVFSRIFGEVAVATVVCKDKLQGIEVGHFMGGDVGIYTNVYKYVSWIENTAKDK from the exons ATGAAATTTATCTTCTATTTGGGTGTCCTCACTG GGACATTTTTATTTGCTGACTCATCTGTTCAGAAAGAAGACCCTGCTCCCTATTTGGTATACCTGAGGTCTCACTTCAACCCCTGTGTGGGCGTCCTCATCAAACCCAGCTGGGTGCTGGCCCCAGCTCACTGCTATTTACC AAATCTGAAAGTGATGCTGGGAAATTTCAAGAGTAGAGTCAGAGATGGTACTGAACAGACAATTAACCCCATTCAGATCGTCCGCTATTGGAACTACAGTGATAGTGCCCCACAGGATGACCTCATGCTCATCAAGCTGGCTAAGCCTGCCATGCTCAATCCCAAAGTCCAGCCCCTTCCCCTTGCTACCACCAATGTCCGGCCAGGCACTGTCTGTCTACTCTCAGGTTTGGACTGGAGCCAAGAAAACA GCCGACACCCTGACTTGCGGCAGAACCTGGAGGCCCCTGTGATGTCTGATAAAGAATGCCAGAAAACAGAACAAGGAAAAAGCCACAGGAATTCCTTATGTGTGAAATTTGTGAAAGTATTCAGCCGAATTTTTGGG GAGGTGGCCGTTGCTACTGTCGTCTGCAAAGACAAGCTCCAGGGGATCGAGGTCGGGCACTTCATGGGAGGGGATGTCGGCATCTACACCAATGTTTACAAATATGTATCCTGGATTGAGAACACTGCTAAGGACAAGTGA
- the PRSS37 gene encoding probable inactive serine protease 37 isoform X1 has translation MKFIFYLGVLTGTFLFADSSVQKEDPAPYLVYLRSHFNPCVGVLIKPSWVLAPAHCYLPNLKVMLGNFKSRVRDGTEQTINPIQIVRYWNYSDSAPQDDLMLIKLAKPAMLNPKVQPLPLATTNVRPGTVCLLSGLDWSQENSGRHPDLRQNLEAPVMSDKECQKTEQGKSHRNSLCVKFVKVFSRIFGEVAVATVVCKDKLQGIEVGHFMGGDVGIYTNVYKYVSWIENTAKDK, from the exons ATGAAATTTATCTTCTATTTGGGTGTCCTCACTG GGACATTTTTATTTGCTGACTCATCTGTTCAGAAAGAAGACCCTGCTCCCTATTTGGTATACCTGAGGTCTCACTTCAACCCCTGTGTGGGCGTCCTCATCAAACCCAGCTGGGTGCTGGCCCCAGCTCACTGCTATTTACC AAATCTGAAAGTGATGCTGGGAAATTTCAAGAGTAGAGTCAGAGATGGTACTGAACAGACAATTAACCCCATTCAGATCGTCCGCTATTGGAACTACAGTGATAGTGCCCCACAGGATGACCTCATGCTCATCAAGCTGGCTAAGCCTGCCATGCTCAATCCCAAAGTCCAGCCCCTTCCCCTTGCTACCACCAATGTCCGGCCAGGCACTGTCTGTCTACTCTCAGGTTTGGACTGGAGCCAAGAAAACAGTG GCCGACACCCTGACTTGCGGCAGAACCTGGAGGCCCCTGTGATGTCTGATAAAGAATGCCAGAAAACAGAACAAGGAAAAAGCCACAGGAATTCCTTATGTGTGAAATTTGTGAAAGTATTCAGCCGAATTTTTGGG GAGGTGGCCGTTGCTACTGTCGTCTGCAAAGACAAGCTCCAGGGGATCGAGGTCGGGCACTTCATGGGAGGGGATGTCGGCATCTACACCAATGTTTACAAATATGTATCCTGGATTGAGAACACTGCTAAGGACAAGTGA